From Octopus sinensis linkage group LG14, ASM634580v1, whole genome shotgun sequence:
ATCATCAACTATGGTCTTGGCTGGCCATTGCTTTCTTGGTgaaatttgggagacagaaactatatggaagcacatttcatacacaaatgtatagagTGTGATTTCTTTAACATTATAAAACTATATGAAGGCAGAGTTTCCAATGGTCAGATGCTGTTCTTGATGCCAACCTTCACCCCTAAGCAAGAAGGTAATCCTTCAGTCTATCAAACAATGAACAGTCCAGACATATTTTTGGATAACTACAATAACATAGCACTGACTGTATGAATGATGAAGCTTTAagtgctctcacatacacacaggtatgttccagcccccccccccaatcaatTTCacccacaagacattggtcaacttgcagctatagtagaggacattaGCCAACATATTCCATGTGGGCCAAATTTCTATGTGGCTTCAAACCAATGCCAAAGTCATGcttgtacacgcacgcacacacaatgtacgtgtgtgtgtgtgtgtgtatgtgtgtatgtatgtgtgcatgttgtgaAAATGGAAATTTGAGATTACAACAAGCCAGtgatatatgtagtgtgtgcatgcatttaagtTGATATTCTAAGGTTTCATTTATCACTGTTAGTAAAGTGGTGATACATTTAATTTTTGAAGATCCATGGATCCATTTTTCTCTAAAAATGAAGTAGATAGTTTCAAAAATTATAATTGATTTACGTTGTTCAAGAAGTGTAGAAATAAACAGCAGGATAGACAAAATTACCTGATGGTAATCTCAAAGATGACCAAAGATCCTCTTGTTCCCAGTTTGAAGAGAGGGGAGGGCAATTGATAACTGGCAAGTTAGTATTACCAGCCAACACAGGACCGAGCCCATTACTTCGACCAGCAACTGCTATTATCACAGTGGGAATACCTTGGcctaaaaattcaaagaaaaaaaatgataacatatGCTTTAAATAGGCagaattctttttgttttagattacagagcagaggttctcaaccattttttatctatgaaccccctcaattactattttattctggtggacccccctTAGCCACTTGATGCTTAAAAACCGGTTTTATAGAAACttgagaatttctattttgttttccgCATTAACTTGTCTaggctgaactatgtaaaattAGAGAAAGAAGCCTAGTTGTTTCTTGCAACACACATCTATAGCAAAAGTTTTTAGGGCTCTTAAAATACCATTGCGGATAACATACTATTTTCTTGAGTGGACCCCCCACCCATCTTATATGGGCCACAGTTGAGAACTACTGTAATAGAGTAAGAATgattaaaatacatacaaaataaggAAAGACAGTAAAAAAGAAGGCTGACAGCAGGAGCTGAATGAGGGaaagataactaaaaaaattaaaatgctgacaaaaaaaaaaaagggggtggcggaAAGGAGGATAAGAAGAGGCACTAACCTTCATATTCAGCAAGGAGTTTGAGAGTACTTTCAGTACATTTGTGAGCAGATGTTACACGCATTGAACAAGGAAGATGCAGTTTCTCTAAATAGGTTTGAATCTTTTGACAAAAGGCCATATCTGAAGCTGAACCCATGAATACCACAACCTGACACACCTTCTTTGGCATTATTTCCTGGTaatcaaagataaaatatataaagcttgAGAAAAATTTAGTTAGAAAATATAGGGTAGTATCCACCACTTTTACAAAGGAAGAGCAACCATCATCTTCCTACATTGGCAATATGGATGATATTCAGCTTGAAATTCTATGGGCAGAAGCTTATAGTGTTAACCAGTGACTCCCAATGTGGCGCATATGCTCCACTGGTGGGGCCCAGAAAAATTGTGGTGGGATGTGggatcaaaaatatttttctgttttcttaagTGGGACAtggaattataattttttttacttttgcagcaAGCATACTACACCAACCAATACACAGCCTAGCCAAACCAATCcctccagcaaagcatactgtaTGAAGACTGACTGCTACAGGAGAAAGTAGGTTGGGAAACATAGGTGCAAACCAAGAGGAGAATTACACTTGTAAGGAAACAGGATTGGACAAAGTGTTTACTGTGGGACCCTAGAAACAAGATGCAATGAAGATATTGACTAAAGCAGCAGTGACGTGTGTAATGAATCTCTTCACATCAAGAGTGAATCACACTCCTGCAATATCAGCAAGCATCATTCACAACCATGGACTTAATTTATGGTTAAGTTAATTCTCTCAACCAATCAGCTTTTAGCACTACGTTATCAACATGGATACATTTTATTTACTGGGTTACTTTTTTTCCTTAAAGGCCTGATCTAGAGATTTGTTGAAACTATCTTGTATATAAACTGGGATGCAGGAAGGAGAAACAGGCCCTGCAAACCACATAGCAGGTTACCACTCCAGTGTAAGCTAAATAACAACAGAGATGGTTGCTTTTTGGTCCATACCAAGTGACAAAGAACTATGGTAAAACATGCCAGctaggaaaaacaagaaaaattttaaatgatatatatatatatatatatatatatatatataaactataaaggACTCTTACTTTGACTTTTTCAGCTACCCACTGAAAATTTCTTTTCACAGTTTCCATGCCGTCTTTTGTGACTTCAGCCATGTCACGATAGACTTGTTTGTCAACCATCAAGCGCTTGTCTCCAGAAGGCCAAAGGCGCCAGGAGTCACTGTCAATAATGTCAGCCAGTACAATATCACCTGAAACAGAATCAGAAAACCagttttatgtttatgttgattAAAAGTGAGATAGTAACCACGGACATTTCAGACACCCATTAactggaggggagagagagaaacaattagGAAAGGTGTTTAGTGTAAAGTTTGGGGGTTTTACAATCAGTCAAGTGGCCTGTGAGTCTCACAATACTTTGTAGAGAATTAGCAGTTGATCACAGTACATTAACTGTAACAATGAGGTTTGAATTTATGACTAAATGATCAATAGTTAAGTAGACTGTTGATCATTTGTCATAAATGTTCACGGCCATAATGCTTGCAATATCACATTCAAATCTATTTGAGAACCCGGAGAAGATGAAAAGGAATTTCTCCAGTGTATTCTTCCTTGAATTATTACATAATAAAATGAATTGTGGAAAACAATGCCTCTCTCAAAAGAATTTAGCAATACATATCAGACCCATATCCTAATGATTCTCACGTGCAAACAAAGTTACAAATTTTTGAGGAAGAAtgcagttgaataaatcaacttaGTTTTTACTTTCACATTACTGCTTATTTATTcgtattattttgaatttatcatgtattatcttgcagcttcacaaatttaatactgagattgtttatttttagtacagtaagtgtgaaaggctagatctggctagcctgaacataaaatagaatatttgggctggatatgactagTTTATATGCCAAAATGTTATGTAGCAGAATGAAGTACATTAATGTTTCAAccattataattaaaaacaggcatcatttttacataataaataatgtaaaatatatgaagaatgcAAGAAACAACAAGACCATTTTTGATTTTCTAATTGTCCCAATTCTGAAGGacatttggttgctacttctagtAGGCTGAGCAACCATAGAGGTTCTTTCATTGTGGATGATAGAAGAGGGGTGAAGCAAGTCAGTAGATTACAGGTAAGATGCAGTATCAACTATCaggaaatttgaaattaatatgaagggagataactaattGTTCACTCAATCCATACAATGAAGCACTGTTTGTACCACTCCAGTACAATAGTAATAGAAAACTTCACCCTCCACAGCCTCAAATCCAAACAACCGGGTTTCTATCTAAATTCTATCTCAACCAATGGTttctatgataaaataaaaaagattccATATGGTTAATCAAACCAATTTATTCTTACCAGTTCCAGCAGACACTCCAAATTCTATCTTCATATCAATAAGTGCACAGTTAACACCAGTCCAAGccttttccaaaatttcaaaaataagaaCAGTCATCTTCTCCATGATGTCAACATCATCAGGACCAATAACTTTGTCGCCACACTGAATTTTGGCAGAAATTATCTGTTCCCGGCTCCACTGAGGGTCATGATTGGCATCATCCTGCagagaaacaaagaataaaatgatTCCCCCTGTACAGATAGAAATTCTTAAAGAACTttttaaaacttataaaaatagggatttcttgtttagattataaagtggaaaaaaataaatggaaggaaaaaagtttGCAGACTGTGTttgctgcaaaaaagaaaaactgcaaaaggATATCAGGTCAAGACCTCGTATAAGTGTTCATTTTGCAAAGTGCCCTTGTGTAAAGGATGCTTTGGACAGTTTCACATTAGAAATATGGCACAACTATATTTTGTTGCTTGATAGTAATACTatcatatattcttttcattttattacaaatatgTAAAAGTGAGGAATACATTAACTTTCAATATGTTACACATCTGTACTTATCTGTTAatgagattttattttattagatgcATTGTTATGTAAATGTTTTCATTAAATTGTATAAGAGTACATAGCTAATGGTATATTTGCTAGTAAAAGAGTTTTGAAccttattttcaatgaaaatgttcaaatgaaatatagaggaagaataaaatcttgtactaATTATAACTGTATTTCAATTAATTCAAATTCATGTACCAGGGAGTATGGTAGGGATctgttaaccttttcattacaaatctggctgaaactg
This genomic window contains:
- the LOC115219101 gene encoding multifunctional protein ADE2, producing MACQLVHDLYNADGSPKAGKDVTLGDVLIEGKTKIVYDLPSYKGCVAIKSKDRITCGDGARAHDMEGKAVISNSTNSSLMKILNDAGIPTHFLGKWSDNIFHAHRCYMVPIEWVTRRVATGSFLKRNPGVTEGHRFSPVKLETFYKDDANHDPQWSREQIISAKIQCGDKVIGPDDVDIMEKMTVLIFEILEKAWTGVNCALIDMKIEFGVSAGTGDIVLADIIDSDSWRLWPSGDKRLMVDKQVYRDMAEVTKDGMETVKRNFQWVAEKVKEIMPKKVCQVVVFMGSASDMAFCQKIQTYLEKLHLPCSMRVTSAHKCTESTLKLLAEYEGQGIPTVIIAVAGRSNGLGPVLAGNTNLPVINCPPLSSNWEQEDLWSSLRLPSGLGCSTVIFPEAAAIHAAQILALSNERLWAKMRVLTFKNWLGVKKSDMSSRIC